A genomic stretch from Leishmania infantum JPCM5 genome chromosome 23 includes:
- a CDS encoding ribosomal RNA methyltransferase-like protein: MRATLVCRQGASRQWMQRQSQDPFVAKARQDGYVARSAYKLTHIDDRFHLFDRQHTRIAIDLGCSPGGWCQVIRERAGDRCFLLGIDLLPIKAQIPNAVIVQGDFTDVTTQEKLVKCLAHHSATLGRGDATTAVASPSSSCFTKVDVVTSDMCPNRMGGSQDRQRIAQLNLQAINVCAPLLRIGGHFVCKVLGSRAAYEELWCRLSRLFLTVHACKPPASRMHSDEAFLVALDKLATPRPASSATRSCSSRAIMGTASGDSSGGGRFGLDDWPGFGRPERRQRRG; this comes from the coding sequence ATGCGTGCCACACTCGTCTGCCGGCAGGGCGCCAGCCGACAGTggatgcagcggcagtcACAGGATCCGTTTGTAGCCAAGGCGCGCCAGGACGGCTAcgtcgcgcgcagcgcgtacAAACTGACACACATAGACGACCGCTTTCACCTCTTCGAccgccagcacacacgcatcgcGATAGACCTCGGCTGCAGTCCGGGCGGGTGGTGTCAGGTGATACGTGAGAGGGCCGGCGACCGCTGCTTCCTCCTTGGTATCGATCTTCTGCCCATCAAGGCGCAGATCCCGAATGCCGTGATTGTGCAGGGAGACTTTACAGACGTTACCACCCAAGAGAAGCTTGTGAAGTGCCTTGCCCATCACAGCGCTACTCTCGGCAGAGGAGATgcaacgacggcggtggcgtcgccgtcctcctcttGCTTTACCAAAGTGGATGTCGTCACGTCGGACATGTGCCCTAACCGAATGGGCGGCTCCCAAGATCGgcagcgcatcgcgcagctgAACCTGCAAGCCATCAACGTGTGTGCACCGCTGCTACGCATTGGCGGGCACTTTGTATGCAAAGTCCTCGGGAGCCGCGCCGCCTACGAGGAGCTGTGGTGCCGCCTGTCCCGACTCTTCCTTACTGTGCACGCGTGTAAGCCGCCGGCGAGCCGCATGCACAGTGATGAGGCTTTCTTGGTGGCGCTGGACAAGCTTGCAACGCCGCGTCCGGCCTCGTCCGCCACCCGAAGCTGCTCCTCGAGAGCGATCATGGGCACAGCTAGTGgagacagcagcggtgggggTCGTTTCGGCCTGGACGACTGGCCGGGTTTCGGGCGCCCGGaacggcgccagcggcggggATGA
- a CDS encoding oxidoreductase-like protein has translation MRKEPLRVGFLGASTVAHKAWLAIHRAGHRVTCIGCRDASKGQELAERLKKDIEVYNKTKKAADAGAQQPFAAPSIGSYMDVVRADNVDVVYISLPTSKRPAWIRVCAEHGKHVVSEKPAATSAAELVECLRDMASNRLLFMDGTALSHSQRLQDVCRAVAQLGGPVHINAHMSFPASPTFMVSDIRLQPLLEPYGALGDLGWYCIRWILHIVDFVLPTGVGGRVTECDGLWDKEEASNGAATGTTTSARLAGAPAVTVVAASERRQPKRPVPAAITGFEGDLEFTIPAPTSSDVAPAAAAEAAATVTASFRCGFHDCHDQTVDIFCRDGTVTVLGAINPTAEDRPRFLTQRHKVAAAAATAAPEQSSAADATEAFQVYERLEEINDVVYSTTPAETDGAQQMEQLWRDVGDSLMRLGKGEPLIADPDLAKKWSTFAYVTQVVMDRALEAAGQHAPAVTTSSADT, from the coding sequence ATGCGCAAGGAGCCGCTGCGAGTTGGTTTTCTCGGCGCGTCTACCGTCGCGCACAAAGCATGGTTGGCCATCCACCGCGCGGGCCACCGCGTGACCTGCATTGGATGCCGAGATGCTAGCAAAGGGCAGGAGCTCGCTGAGCGCCTGAAAAAGGACATAGAGGTCTACAACAAAACGAAGAAGGCGGCAGAtgccggcgcgcagcagccgtttGCGGCGCCAAGCATCGGCTCCTACATGGATGTTGTGCGAGCAGACAACGTGGATGTCGTGTACATCTCACTGCCTACGTCAAAGCGGCCGGCGTGGATTCGAGTGTGTGCGGAGCACGGTAAGCACGTCGTAAGCGAGAAGccagccgccacctccgccgcagaGCTCGTCGAGTGTCTGCGTGACATGGCCTCAAACCGCCTTCTCTTCATGGACGGGACCGCGCTCTCCCACAGCCAGCGGCTGCAAGATGTGTGCCGCGCAGTCGCCCAACTCGGTGGGCCGGTGCACATCAATGCGCACATGTCCTTCCCGGCGTCGCCGACATTCATGGTGAGCGACATCCGCCTTCAGCCACTGCTGGAGCCGTacggcgcgctcggcgacTTGGGGTGGTACTGCATCCGCTGGATTCTGCATATTGTCGACTTTGTGTTGCCAACAGGTGTAGGGGGCCGTGTGACCGAGTGCGATGGACTGTGGGATAAGGAGGAAGCCAGCAACGGGGCTGCCACTGGCACGACTACCAGCGCGCGCCTAGCCGGCGCACCAGCGGTGACGGTAGTGGCGGCGTCAGAGCGGAGACAGCCAAAAAGACCGGTGCCCGCCGCCATCACAGGATTTGAAGGGGATCTGGAGTTTACCATCCCGGCACCTACATCAAGCGATGTCGcgccggccgcagcagcggaagcagcggcgacagtgaCGGCCTCCTTTCGGTGCGGCTTTCACGACTGCCACGACCAAACGGTCGACATCTTCtgccgcgacggcaccgtGACTGTGCTCGGGGCCATCAACCCCACCGCAGAGGATAGGCCGCGCTTTCTGACGCAGCGTCACAaagtggcggcagcggcagcaactgCAGCGCCAGAACAAAGTAGCGCAGCGGACGCCACCGAGGCGTTTCAGGTTTATGAGCGGTTGGAGGAGATAAACGATGTCGTGTACTCGACCACACCGGCGGAGACGGAcggtgcgcagcagatgGAGCAGCTGTGGCGCGATGTCGGCGACAGCTTGATGCGCCTCGGCAAGGGCGAGCCGCTCATTGCCGACCCCGATCTTGCAAAAAAGTGGTCGACTTTCGCGTATGTGACACAAGTGGTAATGGACCGCGCGCTAGAGGCTGCCGggcagcacgcgccggcTGTCACCACCTCATCTGCAGACACATAA
- a CDS encoding putative acetyl-CoA synthetase gives MSDNPHSLHPLSSDSTSQALHSSTKPPATPHEGEFHSVRDSNVVEPTEANGKKSHVGPHLGSRMRIYEYSIEHNDAFWAEIARRDFYWKTTWPDDQHVKSYNFDKSKGPIFVKWFEGAVTNVCYNALDRHLPAHKDRVCFYFEGNDPSVTEAVTYGSMYTRVVELANVLKYQYGIAKGDRVGLYLPMIPFAAVAMLACARIGAVITVIFGGFSAQALSSRLKDAQTKLLITADASARGTKPIPLKDVADEALKECEEEGMSIACLVAENMNRQSCKMKEGRDTWYGDALARLTPEQHEECPVEWMDAEDVLFLLYTSGSTGKPKAIVHTTAGYMVYASTTFMYSFDYHMDDVYFCTADIGWITGHSYVVYGPMIHCATSVLFEGVPNYPDYSRWWQLVEKYKVSILYTAPTAIRSLMQAGDDYVKVGNRSTLRVLGSVGEPINVEAWKWLRDVGGEGHCDVSDTWWQTETGGHMITPMPGCTPMKPGSATLPFFGVQPVILDPMKLHEKQGPAEGLLAIRAPWPGMARTIYGDHARFEKTYFGVDGYYMTGDGARRDSDGYYWITGRVDDVLNVSGHRIGTSEIEDAVNTHPAVVESAVVGFPHNIKGEGIYVFLTFRQGTEVTPELLAAVKATVRKVIGPLATPDVMQVARVGLPKTRSGKIVRRILRKVSAGQYTELGDTSTLANPDVVEDLIAEHQRLCSQN, from the coding sequence ATGAGCGACAATCCTCACTCGCTGCATCCGCTGTCGTCGGACTCGACAAGTCAAGCATTGCACTCCTCGACGAAGCCCCCTGCCACCCCGCACGAAGGCGAGTTTCACAGTGTGCGGGACTCGAACGTTGTGGAGCCGACAGAGGCGAACGGGAAAAAGTCGCACGTCGGCCCCCACCTCGGCTCTCGCATGCGCATCTACGAGTACTCCATCGAGCACAATGACGCCTTCTGGGCCGAAATTGCACGGCGCGACTTCTACTGGAAGACGACCTGGCCGGATGACCAGCACGTCAAGTCGTACAACTTCGACAAATCCAAGGGCCCCATCTTTGTGAAGTGGTTCGAGGGCGCCGTGACGAACGTCTGCTACAACGCGTTGGACCGCCACCTGCCGGCGCACAAGGATCGCGTGTGCTTTTACTTTGAAGGCAACGACCCGAGTGTGACGGAAGCAGTCACGTACGGCAGCATGTACACGAGGGTGGTGGAGCTGGCGAACGTGCTGAAGTACCAGTACGGTATTGCAAAGGGCGACCGCGTTGGCCTGTATCTACCCATGATCCCGTTCGCTGCGGTGGCCATGCTCGCCTGCGCCCGCATCGGTGCTGTCATCACCGTGATCTTCGGCGGCTTCTCGGCTCAGGCGCTCAGCTCACGCCTGAAGGACGCCCAGACAAAGCTGCTTATCACGGCCGACGCGTCGGCGCGGGGCACAAAGCCGATTCCTCTCAAGGACGTGGCAgacgaggcgctgaaggagtGCGAGGAGGAAGGCATGTCCATCGCGTGCCTCGTCGCTGAAAACATGAACCGTCAATCCTGCAAGATGAAGGAAGGCCGAGATACCTGGTACGGCGATGCCTTAGCCCGACTGACGCCGGAGCAGCACGAGGAGTGCCCGGTGGAGTGGATGGACGCGGAGGATGTGCTGTTCCTGCTCTACACCTCCGGCAGCACAGGGAAACCCAAAGCCATCGTGCACACGACGGCGGGCTACATGGTGtacgcctccaccaccttcaTGTACAGCTTCGACTACCACATGGACGACGTGTACTTCTGCACGGCTGATATTGGCTGGATCACAGGCCACAGCTACGTCGTGTATGGTCCGATGATCCACTGCGCCACGTCGGTGCTGTTCGAGGGTGTGCCGAACTACCCCGACTACTCGCGCTGGTGGCAGCTCGTCGAGAAGTACAAGGTGTCCATCCTCTACACCGCGCCCACCGCGATCCGCTCCCTCATGCAGGCCGGCGACGACTACGTCAAGGTGGGCAACCGCAGCACCCTGCGTGTGCTGGGCTCTGTCGGCGAGCCGATCAACGTGGAGGCGTGGAAGTGGCTGCGCGAtgtcggcggcgagggccACTGCGATGTGTCGGACACGTGGTGGCAGACCGAGACGGGCGGCCACATGATTACACCGATGCCGGGCTGCACCCCCATGAAACCCGGTAGTGCAACGCTGCCGTTCTTCGGTGTCCAGCCGGTTATTCTCGACCCCATGAAGCTGCATGAGAAGCAGGGCCCCGCGGAGGGCCTGCTCGCCATTCGCGCGCCGTGGCCTGGTATGGCCCGCACCATCTACGGTGACCACGCACGCTTTGAGAAAACCTACTTTGGCGTGGACGGGTACTACATGACAGGCGACGGTGCTCGCCGCGACTCGGACGGCTATTACTGGATCACGGGCCGCGTCGATGACGTGCTGAACGTGAGCGGGCACCGCATCGGCACCAGCGAGATCGAAGACGCCGTCAACACCCACCCGGCCGTGGTGGagagcgccgtcgtcggcttCCCTCACAACATCAAGGGTGAGGGCATCTACGTCTTCCTTACGTTCCGCCAGGGGACGGAGGTGACGCccgagctgctggcggcggtgaaggcgacTGTGCGCAAGGTGATTGGCCCGCTGGCCACGCCGGACGTGATGCAGGTGGCTCGCGTAGGGCTGCCCAAAACGCGCTCCGGCAAGATTGTGCGCCGCATCCTGCGCAAGGTATCGGCTGGGCAGTACACGGAGCTGGGCGACACCTCGACGCTGGCGAACCCCGACGTTGTTGAGGACCTCATCGCCGAGCACCAGAGGCTGTGCTCTCAGAACTAG
- a CDS encoding oxidoreductase-like protein, translating to MCLCGCPGLVVLSSCCLAHDERTVKKSPFLLLLAESVISVPVIEQVNHQKIPPCKHTCEHSPEIMSSDTIRVGFLGASTIAHKVWAAIEAAGNMQVTLVGSRSVKVAQKFIDECTESLHISEERKAAAATYDEVVGSSNVDVVYMSIPVTTRHEWVMKCAENNKHVVGEKPPASTPAQLQSWIEALSAKGLLYMDGTMFSHGPYVKKVVELLPEIGDIRRMTFIFSFRASPERLQSDIRCNPNLEPLGALGDIGWYGIRSFLHMVDFTMPTTVAGRILEELPNGAVTSFKGELTFPGAKPDTSIYAYFYCSFLSSLQQSFIVSGTKGRIVAEQLTSPLTDAGAACFKIVKPTFSGPDPSTDVTVEQTVTNVQVPEETGHMQETQMWRDVRDCLKKDESGRLIAEEDAVREWARKSWMTHCIAAKLMESARS from the coding sequence ATGTGCCTGTGTGGCTGCCCGGGTCTTGTGGTTTTGAGCTCATGTTGTCTGGCACATGATGAACGCACTGTAAAAAAGTCCCCTTTTCTACTTCTGCTGGCAGAGTCTGTCATCTCGGTGCCGGTCATCGAGCAAGTAAACCACCAAAAAATTCCTCCATGCAAGCATACATGCGAACACAGTCCGGAAATCATGTCCTCAGATACCATCCGAGTTGGGTTCCTCGGAGCCTCAACGATCGCGCACAAGGTGTGGGCGGCCATCGAAGCGGCTGGAAACATGCAGGTCACACTCGTAGGCAGTCGATCCGTGAAGGTGGCGCAGAAATTCATTGATGAGTGCACCGAGAGCCTTCATATCAGCGAAGAACGCAaggctgcagcggccaccTACGACGAGGTTGTCGGTAGCTCTAACGTTGACGTTGTGTACATGTCCATtcctgtcaccaccaggcACGAGTGGGTGATGAAGTGCGCTGAGAACAATAAGCACGTTGTTGGCGAGAAGCCCCCAGCTTCtacgccggcgcagctgcagtcgtGGATTGAAGCACTCAGCGCGAAGGGCCTGCTATACATGGATGGAACGATGTTCTCTCACGGACCGTACGTTAAGAAAGTGGTCGAGCTCCTCCCCGAGATCGGCGACATTCGTCGCATGACGTTtatcttttcttttcgcgcCTCGCCGGAGAGGCTGCAGAGTGATATCCGCTGCAACCCAAATCTAGAGCcgctcggcgcgctcggtGACATTGGCTGGTATGGCATCCGCTCCTTTCTACACATGGTCGACTTTACCATGCCCACCACTGTTGCCGGTCGTATTCTCGAGGAACTGCCGAACGGTGCTGTTACCTCCTTCAAAGGAGAGCTCACTTTCCCTGGTGCCAAGCCGGACACAAGCATCTACGCATACTTCTACTGCAGCTTCTTGAGCTCACTCCAGCAAAGCTTTATTGTTTCGGGGACGAAAGGACGCATTGTTGCCGAGCAGCTGACGAGCCCGCTCACTGATGCCGGAGCGGCGTGCTTTAAGATTGTGAAGCCCACGTTTTCCGGACCTGATCCAAGTACGGACGTCACCGTTGAGCAAACCGTGACAAATGTCCAGGTTCCCGAGGAAACAGGACATATGCAGGAGACGCAGATGTGGCGTGATGTTCGCGACTGTCTCAAGAAGGACGAAAGCGGCCGGCTGATTGCCGAAGAGGATGCCGTGCGCGAGTGGGCCCGCAAGTCATGGATGACGCACTGCATCGCGGCCAAATTGATGGAGTCCGCACGCTCGTAG
- a CDS encoding putative 5'-3' exonuclease XRNC, with amino-acid sequence MGVPLLLTWLRKRFADCFMPADSAVTDYIRESTDNLFIDLNSFLYQAATIITATHRSLRFNSVDEVEDVVLRKLFDLLDDLVMNLVQPKALVYIAVDGVSPLGKMSQQRARRRRGARRQPSASSSSPSRHHEPAGNINDLWDSNCISVGTRFMAKVTEALHFYAVSRTERINAKRLREERVRIDKADASVDSAAGDSAGAPYVFPFLSIIVDDVLRPGEGENKIAEFIRRIRADPSYGPNTSHVICSSDTDVTVTSLILHEPRIHVLRYEPPVSLGGKLPMKSQPPPQHHHHHRSHHQHVRFSSHPHSGSGPSSHGPRRVDGRSGHAHHGAPRPSPRHGAGAAAQPPPPKDSWLSTFFSIHVFRQRLRGILHLSPSSDAASALAGAAVPSVDAEEAALTFEHALHDVVFVLLLFGNDFLPTIGGSIQEGTLDALLSLLATDFVPRGRTLVDPATNRIQYASARYLLSCLAELPGNAKKGGSGGRLQVHNGGSDALDWGFTAEKEAKERDPAFIERQQRREKQHERMCYCYWTMLQWALQYSAGIVEHWGCYYPYGRAPPLSKLATYCGVLTYSALGEIARRRLEMNAAAGRATSSIDGEVGNANEEEDDDDAMDGLPTSVLQAGEAGTAVVDAAERGKPTDVMVQLLILIPPRSVALLPTVFRHHYKEVEAAVQAPVEQLNLVSIGAWCEEKKRSLSEEERTRFTAYQFFASDADLGTAEAPFPARDIAFTAYWNGPAVEAELAALRVSKKAAISAAAGITFRAGATSSTSAAGLQSRAASFFSMGRRPTSGTSSNGGAAALLATINITSARASPPPAPATAEIATPLEETPASPSTEATPALQQQHQPVKLQHPAGDYVLWVVPCDALQDALMVKALGTVHGNRFCVGSYVPLVEQDAVLSRSGGPRQEVRLQFRLTVAPMITDTTYGARLLSGYEEPAEVGMRERIAEARKEEADRADPWKQLDKMQTLRQERKRARDVENVHASGEEELDGDLAHAAPPSAGDDGQMPQEVELQERLPPQQVTVDTVDSTVQVADAEALLKLRKEEARRRLTALKAARQAAQQDE; translated from the coding sequence ATgggtgtgccgctgctcttgaCCTGGCTGCGGAAGCGTTTTGCTGACTGCTTCATGCCAGCCGACAGCGCGGTCACCGACTACATCCGCGAAAGCACAGACAACCTTTTTATTGATCTCAACTCCTTCTTGTACCAGGCCGCCACCATCATTACGGCGACGCACCGCTCGCTCCGCTTCAACTCGGTTGATGAAGTGGAGGATGTAGTGCTGCGCAAGCTGTTTGACCTCCTCGACGACCTCGTCATGAACCTCGTTCAGCCCAAGGCGCTGGTGTACATCGCGGTAGATGGCGTATCGCCACTGGGCAAGatgtcgcagcagcgtgcgcggcggcgtcgtggagcgcgccggcagccgtccgcctcgtcgtcttcgccttctcgccATCACGAGCCGGCGGGCAACATCAACGACCTGTGGGACAGCAACTGCATCAGCGTCGGGACGCGCTTCATGGCCAaggtgacggaggcgctACACTTTTACGCCGTGAGCAGGACAGAACGAATCAACGCGAAGCGACTTCGCGAAGAGCGGGTCCGCATTGACAAGGCCGACGCGTCAGTGGACTCTGCCGCCGGCGACTCCGCCGGCGCGCCGTACGTGTTCCCCTTCCTCAGCATCATTGTCGACGATGTGCTGCGCcccggcgagggcgagaaCAAGATCGCCGAGTTCATCCGCCGCATCCGCGCTGATCCGAGCTACGGCCCGAACACGTCGCACGTCATCTGCAGCTCCGACACGGACGTCACCGTAACCAGCCTAATCCTGCACGAGCCACGCATCCATGTCCTGCGCTACGAGCCGCCAGTCTCGCTGGGAGGTAAGCTGCCCATGAAGTCTCAGCCACCGCCTCAGCATCACCATCATcaccgcagccaccaccagcacgtGCGTTTCTCCTCTCATCCACATAGCGGCAGTGGTCCTTCGTCGCACGGGCCCCGTCGGGTCGACGGACGGAGCGGCCATGCGCATCATGGCGCACCAcgcccctctccgcgccacggcgccggtgccgctgcgcagccacCGCCCCCGAAAGACAGCTGGCTCTCCACCTTCTTTAGCATTCACGTCTttcggcagcggctgcgtggcaTCCTTCATTTGTCACcaagcagcgacgccgcttccgccctcgcgggcgccgctgtgcccTCGGTGGACGCCGAGGAAGCCGCCCTCACCTTTGAGCACGCCCTGCACGATGTTGTCTTCgtgttgctgctcttcgGCAACGACTTCCTGCCCACCATCGGCGGAAGCATCCAGGAGGGCACGTtggatgcgctgctctcgctgctggcgaCCGACTTTGTGCCGCGTGGGCGCACCTTGGTGGACCCGGCAACAAACCGCATCCAGTATGCGTCTGCACGCTACCTGCTCAGTTGCCTGGCGGAGCTGCCAGGCAATGCAAAGAAAGGTGGAAGTGGAGGTCGTCTGCAGGTGCACAACGGCGGCTCCGACGCGCTGGACTGGGGCTTCACAGCcgaaaaagaagcgaaggAGCGCGACCCCGCCTTTatcgagcggcagcagcggcgcgagaAGCAGCATGAGCGCATGTGCTACTGCTACTGGACGATGCTGCAGTGGGCACTGCAGTACAGCGCCGGCATTGTGGAGCACTGGGGCTGCTACTACCCGTACGGCAGGGCACCCCCCTTGTCAAAGCTTGCCACATACTGCGGTGTGCTCACCTACAGCGCACTCGGGGAGAttgcgcgacggcgactgGAGatgaacgccgccgctgggcGTGCCACGAGTAGCATCGATGGCGAGGTCGGAAACgccaacgaggaggaggacgatgacgacgccATGGACGGGCTTCCGACGTCAGTGCTGCAGGCCGGGGAGGCTGGCACGGCGGTGGTCgatgctgcagagcgagGCAAGCCGACGGATGTgatggtgcagctgctgatcCTTATCCCTCCGCGCagtgtggcgctgctgcccactGTCTTTCGGCATCACTACAAGGAAGTCGAGGCGGCTGTGCAAGCGCCTGTGGAGCAGCTGAACCTAGTGTCCATCGGTGCCTGGTgcgaggagaagaagcggtCGCTTAGCGAGGAAGAGCGGACGCGCTTCACGGCGTACCAGTTCTTCGCCTCCGACGCCGACCTCGGCACCGCCGAGGCACCGTTTCCCGCGCGAGACATCGCCTTTACCGCCTATTGGAACGGCCCTGCCGTCGAGGCGGAgttggcagcgctgcgggtGAGCAAGAAGGCAGCAATaagtgctgccgctggcatcACCTTCAGGGCCGGCGCCACGTCGTCCACTTCGGCGGCGGGACTGCAGAGTAGGGCCGCCTCCTTTTTCAGCATGGGTCGTCGGCCGACTTCCGGCACCTCAAGCaatggcggcgcagcagcactctTGGCAACAATCAACATCACAAGCGCACGtgcctcgccgccaccggcgccggccACGGCGGAGATTGCGACGCCACTCGAAGAGACGCCTGCAAGCCCGTCGACTGAAGCAACTccggcactgcagcagcagcatcagcccGTAAAGCTGCAGCACCCAGCAGGCGACTACGTACTCTGGGTGGTCCCATGCGACGCTCTGCAAGACGCGCTGATGGTCAAGGCGCTGGGTACGGTGCACGGGAACCGCTTCTGCGTGGGCAGCTACGTGCCGCTTGTGGAGCAAGACGCCGTACTCAGTCGCAGCGGTGGGCCACGGCAGGAAGTGCGGCTGCAGTTCCGCCTGACTGTGGCCCCAATGATCACGGACACAACGTACGGGGCGCGCCTGCTGTCGGGGTACGAGGAGCCGGCGGAGGTGGGCATGCGCGAGCGGATCGCGGAAGCGAGAAAAGAGGAAGCCGACCGGGCCGATCCGTGGAAGCAGCTGGACAAGATGCAGACGCTGCGACAGGAACGCAAGCGTGCCCGCGACGTCGAGAACGTACACGCGTCTGGTGAAGAGGAGCTAGACGGCGACCTTGCgcacgctgcaccgccgagCGCCGGCGATGATGGCCAGATGCCGCAGGAGGtagagctgcaggagcggctgccgcctcaACAGGTGACGGTCGACACTGTGGACTCTACAGTGCAGGTGGCCGATGCGGAAGCGCTTCTGAAACTTCGCAAGGAGGAAGCGCGGCGACGGTTAACTGCCTTGAAGGCTGCTCGGcaggccgcgcagcaggacgAGTGA